The DNA sequence CATTGGGCATCCCCTACTTGCGTAATCCGACTGGTCCGGAATGCTACAGCGAGCACACACCCGGGGAGGGACGTTCCGATGCGTTACGTGGTTCGGTTGTTTTTCGGCGCGCTGGCCGGAGCGTTGCTCCTGGTCCTGTTCGCATTCGGCGCCAGCGCACAAGTTCCTCCATCGGTTGGTTTGAAACCGTCGAGCGGACCCGCGGGCAGCTCTTTCACTATTTCCTGGAACGGTTTCCCGACCTGCCGGGTCATCAATTTCTTCTGGGCGGGCAGTTCCCTCGGGTCACAGGTAGCCCCGAAGGTCAGCGGCCAGTTCCCCACGGCGGTCCCCGCCGGAGCGAAGCCGGGTTCCTACACGGTCACGGCCACCTGCACGAGCCAGAAGGAGACGGCCAGCGGCACGTTCGTCGTCACCGGGGTCACGACCACCACCCCGCCGCCGCCGGTGACCACGACGCCGGTCACGCCGCCACCCGTCACCACGCGGCCGTCGAAGCCCGGGGGCCCCACCACCACCCCGCCGTCCACGACGACCACCCCGCCCACGACCACGAGCACGCCGCCGACGTCGACCACCCCGACCACGCCCGGCACCCCGCCCGCGACCACCAGCACCGCGCCGAAGCCGGGTGAGCTCGTCCTGGACCGGCCGAGCGTCCAGCCCGGCGACGAGCTCTCGGCGTCCGGACGGGGCTGCGAGCCCGGCCGGATGGTGACGCTGACGGCCGACGGCGCCGAGGTCGGCTCCGCCTACACCGACAGCACGGGCGCCTTCACCGCGCCGGTCGAGTTCACCCGGATCGAAGCGGGGCCGCACACGGTGGTCGCCGACTGCGGGGTGCGGCTGACCGGCACGGTCGACCAGGTCGTGACCCGCTCGTCCGGCGGGCAGACGAGCACGCTGGTGATCCTGGTGTTCTTCGTGCTGGCCGGCATCGCGGTGATCCGTTTCCCGTAAGCGCCCCGGTTGACATGCAAAGGTCCTGATGGACGAGGTGTCCAAGGCGCCGGCCGATCCCAGCGGCCGCGCCGGTCATGACGTCCCGGGGAAAGCACCGATGAACGAATTCGCGTACACGACCTACATCAGCACCACTCCGGAAAAACTCTGGCGTTCCTTCGAGACGGACTGGGAAAAGGCTCGCCGATGACCTGGACGGAATGCGCGCGAAAACGAGTAACCCGGAACAGGCCGTCCTCGAATCCGATCCCTACCGCCGGCTCTCCCGCACCTGGCACACCTTCACCCGGGAATGGGCGAAAGGCCACGGCTTCGACGACAGCACGACCCTGTCGATGTGCAGCCAGGGGCCGGCCCGCGCTGCTGTCAAGCCTGACGACGCTCCTGGAGACCGGCGTCCCTCTTCCGCGATCATGACTTACCGGACTAAAAAGACACATCAGGCACAGTAGAACGTCTGAATCCTCCCCTTTTCGGGAGCGTGGTGTTGAAGTCCCGGTGAATTTCCTACTCTCGGCGCCCTCCGCAGTGGTTTTCCGGGCGTTAGGCTCGCATGATCCGTGACCGGAATGGTCCGATCGAGTGACGGGAGAGCGCGCGTGCCGGGGTCTGTGCGTACCCGCTGGATCGTGGCGGTGGCCGCCGTCGCCGTCGTGGCCGGCGCGGTCGTGGTGTTCTGGCCGCGCGACGCCGAGGCGCAGGATCCGGAGATCGCCGTGTCGCGCTCGTCGTGCGGCACCGGCTGGTCGGCCCCGAAGCCGGGCCCGCAGACGTTCCGCGTGCACAACACCGGCTCGGTGACCGCCGAGGTCGACCTCATCGACCCCGCCACGGGCGTGATCTACGGCGAGGTCGAGGGGCTCGGCCCGGCGACCACCCGGCCGTTGCAGGTCAACCTGGGCAACGGCAGCTACGCGTTCCGCTGCCTGCCCGAGGACGCGGGCGCGATCGTCGGGCCCGTCGCGCAGGTCAGCGGCGGGGCCGAGCGATCCGGCCCGGGTGTCGCGCCGGTGACGCACAACGACCTGCTCGGCCCGCTCAAGGCGTACCAGGCGCACGTCACCACCGGCCTCGGCGAGCTGGTCGCGAACACGGGCGCACTGAAGAACGCCGTCCACGGCGGCGACCGCACCGCGAGCGAGGCGGCGTGGCTGACCGCGCACCTGACGTACGAGCGCCTCGGCGCGGCGTACGACGCGTTCGGCGACTCCGACGGCGCGCTCAACGGCACCGCCGACGGCCTGCCGGGCGGCACGTCGGACGAAGGGTTCACCGGCTTCCACCGCCTGGAGTCCGGCCTCTGGCACGGCGAAGACCTCGGCGCCCTGGCCGGCGTCGCCGACCGGCTGGACACCGACGCCCACGCCCTGCAGACGTCGTTCGGCGACAGCCAGGTCGACGGCAACGACCTGGCCCTGCGCGCGCACGAGATCATGGAGAACACGCTGCAGTTCGAACTCACCGGCCGCACCGACTACGGCAGCGGAACCACCCTCGCGACGGCCCGCGCCAACCTCGACGGCACCCGAGCGGTCCTCGACGTCCTGCGCCCGCTGCTGACCCCGCGCTACCAGCAGCTCCCCAAGCTGGACACCTGGCTGACCCGCACCCAGACCACGCTGGACGCCGCTCACCGGCCCGACGGCACGTGGACCCCGCTGGCCCAGCTGGCCCCGAAGCAGCGCCAGAAGCTGAACGCGGACGTGAGCGAGCTGACGGAACTACTGGCCCCGATCGCGGCGATCGCCGAGCCGAGGAGGGTCTCGTGACCGACCGGCCTCGTTGTCTTGCTTCGCGGCGGGTCGCCGAGGGCGCGAAAGCCGAGCTGCCGGCGCCGACCACCGCCGGGCGAAGGAGGGTCCCGTGACCGACCAGCCTCGTTGTCCAGTGCCGCACCCCGCCGCCGCCGTGGAACAGGCCTCGCCTCTCCGGGTCACCGCCGCTGGGCTGCCTCGGCGTTCCTTCCTGCGCCGGGCCGCGATGGGCGCGGGGCTGACCGTCGCCGCCGGGGCTGGGCTCGGGGCCTCCGCCGCCGTCACCGACAGCACCTCATCCGTTCCCTTCCACGGTGCGAACCAGGCCGCGATCCTGCGGCAGCCGCCGACGCAGACCGTGGTCGCGTCGTTCGATCTCGTCGCCGAATCGAAGGCCGAGCTGACCGAGCTGTTCCGCGCGATCACCGACCGGGCGCGGTTCCTCACGGGCGGGGGCGCGCCGGCCTCGCTCGGGATCACCGGGCCGCCCGCCGACTCGGGGGTGCTGGGGCCGGTCGTGCCGGGTGGTGACCTGGGCGTGATCCTCGGCGTCGGGTCGTCGCTGTTCGACGACCGCTACGGCCTGGCGAAACTCAAGCCCGCCAAGCTGAAGCCGATGACGATGTTCCCGAACGACGCGCTGGACCCGGCGCAGTGCCACGGCGACCTGAGCCTGACCCTTTCGGCGAACGCCACCGACACCGTGCTGCACGCGCTGCGCGACATCACCCGCGCCACCCGCGGCGGCATGCAGCTGCGCTGGCGGCTGAACGGCTTCAGCTCGCCGCCGCGACCGTCCGGCACACCGCGGAACCTGATGGGTTTCAAGGACGGCACCGCGAACCCGGAAGAGTCCGAACTGGACAGTCTCTTGTGGACGTCCGGCGGCGGCGAACCCGCGTGGACCACAGGTGGCAGCTACCAGGTCGTCCGGCTGATCCGGATGCTGGTGGAGTTCTGGGACCGCGTGTCCCTCGCCGAACAGGAGAACATGTTCGGCCGGCGCCGCGACACCGGAGCGCCGCTCGACGGCACCGACGAGAAGGACGTCCCCCGCTACGCCGACGACCCGATCGGCACCGTGATCCCGCTGACCAGCCACATCCGCAAGGCCAACCCGCGCACCCCAGAGACCGGCAACAGCCGGATCCTGCGCCGCGCCGTGAACTACGACCGCGGCGTCGACAGCAACGGAAACCTCGACATGGGCCTGCTGTTCGTCTGCTACCAGCAGGATCTGGAGCGCCAGTTCGAGGCGATCCAGACCCGGCTGGCCGACGAGCCGCTGACCGACTACATCTCCCCGTTCGGCGGCGGCTACTTCTTCGCGCTGCCGGGCGTCACCGGCCCGGACGACCACTACGGCCGTTCCTTACTGACCTGATCGCCGTTCCCCACCACCAAGAAAAACCAGGAGGAATCCGAAGTGGACACCCGACCCCGCCGGCGACGGCGCGGCCTGCTCGGCGCCGGGGCACTCGCCTCGGTCGCCGTGCTGGCCGTCGTCACCGGTTCCGCGGCGACCACCGCGGAAGCCCAGCCGCTGCACCCGTTCCCGGCGCAGTGGATCCCCACCTCGACGCCGATCAAGCACGTCGTGGTCATCTTCGGTGAGAACATCGCCTTCGACCACTACTTCGGCACCTACCCGAACGCGGCGAACACGGACGGCACGCCGTTCCAGGCCGCGCGCAACACCCCGAAGGTCAACGGCCTGGACCACAAGCTGCTGACCGACAACCCGAACGCGTACAACCCGAAGCGGCTCACGCACGAGCAGGCGATGACCTGCGACCAGAACCACAACTACGGCGCGGAGCAAGCCGCTTTCAACGGCGGCAAGATGGACAAGTTCGTCGAGAAGACCGAGACGGACAAGTGCACCGGCCAGCCGGTGCTGTTCGGCGAGCCCGGCCTGGTGATGGACTACTTCGACGGCAACACCGTCACCGGCATGTGGAACTACGCGCAGCACTACGCGCTGAACGACAACTCGTTCGACACGAACTTCGGGCCCTCGACCCCGGGCGCGCTCAACCTGATCTCCGGCAACACGCACGGCGTCCAGGCCGTGAATTCGGTGACGCACGAGCCGGTCAGCGACGCGTACGCGGTCCAGTCGCCGGACGCGAACGGCGTCGGCACGATGATCAACGACCCGGACCCGGCGTGGGACGACTGTGCGGACAAGAACCACACGAGCACGGACAACCTGGCGACCATGCACGGCCGCAACGTCGGTGACCTGCTCAACCAGCGCCACGTGACGTGGGGCTGGTTCCAGGGCGGCTTCCGCCCGACCGGCTCGGCCAACGGTTACGCGGTCTGCGGCGCCACGCACACCAACGTCGGCGGCGCCGCGGTGGTCGACTACAGCCCGCACCACGAGCCGTTCCAGTACTACCCGTCGACGGCGAACCCGAAGCACCTGCCGCCGTCGTCGGTCCAGGCGATCGGCCAGACCGACCGCGCGAACCACCAGTACGACATCGCGGACTTCAACGACTCCCTGCAGGCCGGCTCGATGCCCGCGGTGAGCTTCCTGAAGGCCCCGGAGTACCAGGACGGGCACGCGGGCTACTCGGACCCGCTGGACGAGCAGCAGTTCGTGGTCAGCGAAGTCAACAAGATCCAGCAGTCCCCCGACTGGCGCTCGACGGCGATCGTCCTGGCGTACGACGACTCGGACGGCTGGTACGACCACGTTTCGTCGCCCGTGATCAACGGCTCCCACGACGCTGCGCAGGACCAGTCGGTCTGCACGGCCAAGCCGTCGGTCCTGGGCGGCTACGCGGACCGCTGCGGCTACGGCCCGCGGCTCCCGCTCCTGGTGATTTCGCCGTACAGCAAGGCGAACCACGTCGACCACACGCTGACGGACCAGACCTCGGTGCTGAAGTTCATCGAGGACAACTGGTTCGCCGGCCGGATCGGCGACAGCTCGTACGATTCCCGGGCGAACTCGATGTCGAACATGTTCTCGTTCTGGTGGCCCCAGGCGGGCAAGCTGACCCTGGACCCGAAGACCGGGGCCGTGGCGCACCGGTAGGTTTTGGTGTTCGACGGGCCCGTGGCCGGGTTGGCTGCGGGCCCGTCTTGCTGTCCCGGGCACGGGCGGCCGGCGCTGCGCCTGGGCCGTGGTTTTCGGGACCGCCTCGTGCTTCCCGCCTGGCCGACGAGGAGCGCCACCGGCTCGCTCTGACCGCCTGCCACCACCGGCTGGAGCACCTCGCCTTTGGGCGCGGGAGGTGCCCGGCCATGGACACGACCGCGCTGCACAGTGCCTACGGCAAGCTGTTCGACGCGGCGGCTGCGCTCGCGCCCGCCGCAGCAACGCTTCCGCGCAACGGATCCGGGTCACCAGCTCACCGACACGGTCGGCCAGTGCCACCGCGTCGGCTTGCCACATCCGCTCGTCGTCCACACCACAGACACTAACCCGGAATCGAACACCTGTTCATCACACGATCAGGCGAAGAACGGAGAGTCACGGACGCACGGGAGCCAGGTCCCAGGCCAGCGTGACCACGGTCCCCTCGTCGCCGGAAGAGATGTCCGCTCGGTCGGCGCTGGCCCTCAGCAGCAGCAATCCCCGGCCCCGCAACGAAACCGGGCGGGGGTCGGGGACCGGGGTGCGCCACCGGCCGTGGTCGGTGATCACCACTTCGACGCGGTCGGGGTGGATCGCCGCGTCCAGGTCGACCAGGCCGGAGCCCGCGCCGTGGTACGCGTGGTCGGCCACGTTCGCCAGGGCCTCGTAGCTCGCCAGCACGA is a window from the Amycolatopsis sp. NBC_00355 genome containing:
- a CDS encoding EfeM/EfeO family lipoprotein, with the translated sequence MRTRWIVAVAAVAVVAGAVVVFWPRDAEAQDPEIAVSRSSCGTGWSAPKPGPQTFRVHNTGSVTAEVDLIDPATGVIYGEVEGLGPATTRPLQVNLGNGSYAFRCLPEDAGAIVGPVAQVSGGAERSGPGVAPVTHNDLLGPLKAYQAHVTTGLGELVANTGALKNAVHGGDRTASEAAWLTAHLTYERLGAAYDAFGDSDGALNGTADGLPGGTSDEGFTGFHRLESGLWHGEDLGALAGVADRLDTDAHALQTSFGDSQVDGNDLALRAHEIMENTLQFELTGRTDYGSGTTLATARANLDGTRAVLDVLRPLLTPRYQQLPKLDTWLTRTQTTLDAAHRPDGTWTPLAQLAPKQRQKLNADVSELTELLAPIAAIAEPRRVS
- a CDS encoding Dyp-type peroxidase, producing MGAGLTVAAGAGLGASAAVTDSTSSVPFHGANQAAILRQPPTQTVVASFDLVAESKAELTELFRAITDRARFLTGGGAPASLGITGPPADSGVLGPVVPGGDLGVILGVGSSLFDDRYGLAKLKPAKLKPMTMFPNDALDPAQCHGDLSLTLSANATDTVLHALRDITRATRGGMQLRWRLNGFSSPPRPSGTPRNLMGFKDGTANPEESELDSLLWTSGGGEPAWTTGGSYQVVRLIRMLVEFWDRVSLAEQENMFGRRRDTGAPLDGTDEKDVPRYADDPIGTVIPLTSHIRKANPRTPETGNSRILRRAVNYDRGVDSNGNLDMGLLFVCYQQDLERQFEAIQTRLADEPLTDYISPFGGGYFFALPGVTGPDDHYGRSLLT
- a CDS encoding phospholipase C, whose protein sequence is MDTRPRRRRRGLLGAGALASVAVLAVVTGSAATTAEAQPLHPFPAQWIPTSTPIKHVVVIFGENIAFDHYFGTYPNAANTDGTPFQAARNTPKVNGLDHKLLTDNPNAYNPKRLTHEQAMTCDQNHNYGAEQAAFNGGKMDKFVEKTETDKCTGQPVLFGEPGLVMDYFDGNTVTGMWNYAQHYALNDNSFDTNFGPSTPGALNLISGNTHGVQAVNSVTHEPVSDAYAVQSPDANGVGTMINDPDPAWDDCADKNHTSTDNLATMHGRNVGDLLNQRHVTWGWFQGGFRPTGSANGYAVCGATHTNVGGAAVVDYSPHHEPFQYYPSTANPKHLPPSSVQAIGQTDRANHQYDIADFNDSLQAGSMPAVSFLKAPEYQDGHAGYSDPLDEQQFVVSEVNKIQQSPDWRSTAIVLAYDDSDGWYDHVSSPVINGSHDAAQDQSVCTAKPSVLGGYADRCGYGPRLPLLVISPYSKANHVDHTLTDQTSVLKFIEDNWFAGRIGDSSYDSRANSMSNMFSFWWPQAGKLTLDPKTGAVAHR
- a CDS encoding ATP-binding protein, with amino-acid sequence MHESAGSAAPFRCHGVAAAPEALRRLRHDLTAWVLAAGVEPSRAQDIVLASYEALANVADHAYHGAGSGLVDLDAAIHPDRVEVVITDHGRWRTPVPDPRPVSLRGRGLLLLRASADRADISSGDEGTVVTLAWDLAPVRP